The genomic region GCTGCGAAGTCATCGGCCAGCAGGGGGCTCGCCTGGGGACGGTCGTGGCTGTCGATGACCACGGTGCGCAGCAGGTGCTGCGTCTGGACGACGGCATGCTCATCCCCTTCGTCGAGGCCATCGTGCAATCGGTGGACATTGCAGCCCGGCGCATCCAGGCAGACTGGGCGGCCGACTGGCGCTGATCCGTCGTACGGTCTGAACGTTGCTGCGGCACGCCGCTGTGCGTGGCGAAAGGGAAGGCCGTCTCATCCCCTGACGCCCTTTCGTTGCCATGGACTTCGAGATCATCACCATCTTTCCCGACCTGGTCGAGGCCGCGGCACCTTATGGCGTGGTCGGGCGCGCGCGCAACGACGCGTATTTCCTGCGTTGCTGGAATCCGCGCGACTACACCTTCGACAATTACCGGCGCATTGATGACCGCCCCTATGGCGGTGGGCCGGGCATGGTGATGCTGGCCGAGCCGCTGCTGCGCTGCCTGACGGCGCTGCGCGAGACCCGTGCCGCCGAAGGGCGCCCCGAGCTGCCCGTCATCTATCTGTCCCCGCAGGGGCAGCACTTCACCCAGGCACGCGCCCAGACAATGGCGGCTTCTGATGGCGCCATTTTCCTGTGCGGCCGCTACGAGGCCATCGACCAGCGTTTCCTCGACGCCGTGGTGGACGAGGAAATCTCGATGGGTGACTTTGTGGTCTCGGGGGGCGAGTTGCCGGCCATGCTTGTCATGGATGCCGTGGTGCGCCTGCTGCCGGGGGTGCTCAACCACGGCGAATCGGCCGAACAGGACTCGTTTGCCGAGGGAGCGCCGGCTCAGCGTCTGCTGGACTGCCCGCATTACACCCGCCCGGAGCAGCTGCCGGGGTTGCCACGCGACGTGCCGGCCGGGGTGCCCCCCGTACTGCTGTCGGGCAACCACCGCGAGATAGAGCGCTGGCGTCATGCCGCCGCCCTGGACGCCACGCAGCGCAAGCGCCCGGAGCTGCTTTCGGCAAAATCCGTGCTATCATCAAAAGCTTAGCTTGCATCCTCTGGCGGGACCATCCGCCGCTGGCCCAATTTTGTGCCATCGGCTCCAATCCCAACAACAGCCCCGCCCATGATGCCTGGAGTCCTCTAGCATGAACCTCATCGCCCAGCTCGAACAGGAAGAGATTTCCCGCCTCGGCAAGCAGATTCCCGCCTTTGCACCGGGTGACACCGTGGCCGTGGCCGTCAACGTGGTTGAAGGCAGCCGCAAGCGTGTGCAGGTCTACGAAGGCGTGGTCATCGCCAAGCGTAACCGTGGCCTGAACAGCGCCTTCACCGTCCGCAAGATCTCCTCGGGTGAGGGTGTCGAGCGTACCTTCCAGCTGTACTCGCCGCTGATCGCCAGCATCGAGGTCAAGCGCCGCGGTGACGTGCGCCGCGCCAAGCTGTACTACCTGCGCAACCTGTCCGGCAAGAAGGCCCGCATCAAGGAAAAGCTGCCGGCCCGCACGCAGGCTGCCAAGGCCGCCGCGGAAGGCGCCGAGGGCTGATCGGTTCCGGCCATGTCTGGCCGCCGGCCTCCTATCCCACGAGGGGTGGCCGCGCCTGCGCCAGCATCGGCTGATGTTTCCGTTCCGTCTTTCGATCTGTCGTCAGCCCCCGTGCTGGCTGCTGCCGGCGGATCCTCCGAACAACCGCTGTCCGATCAGCGCCTGCAGGGCGACTGGATCCGGCAGCGGTTTTTGCATCCGCCCTCCGACTGGCGGATCGAGGCCGAGAGCAATGCCGAGGCGCCATCGGGGCCGCCCCCGAGTGTGCCGGCCGTTTCTGTCGGCCCATCGTCCGCCTCCCCATCGGCTTCTGTTTGGGCACCCCAGGAGCCCGCAGGGGGGCGCGCTTCACACCCTGAC from Lautropia mirabilis harbors:
- the trmD gene encoding tRNA (guanosine(37)-N1)-methyltransferase TrmD yields the protein MDFEIITIFPDLVEAAAPYGVVGRARNDAYFLRCWNPRDYTFDNYRRIDDRPYGGGPGMVMLAEPLLRCLTALRETRAAEGRPELPVIYLSPQGQHFTQARAQTMAASDGAIFLCGRYEAIDQRFLDAVVDEEISMGDFVVSGGELPAMLVMDAVVRLLPGVLNHGESAEQDSFAEGAPAQRLLDCPHYTRPEQLPGLPRDVPAGVPPVLLSGNHREIERWRHAAALDATQRKRPELLSAKSVLSSKA
- the rplS gene encoding 50S ribosomal protein L19 yields the protein MNLIAQLEQEEISRLGKQIPAFAPGDTVAVAVNVVEGSRKRVQVYEGVVIAKRNRGLNSAFTVRKISSGEGVERTFQLYSPLIASIEVKRRGDVRRAKLYYLRNLSGKKARIKEKLPARTQAAKAAAEGAEG